A part of Salmo salar chromosome ssa18, Ssal_v3.1, whole genome shotgun sequence genomic DNA contains:
- the bmp15 gene encoding bone morphogenetic protein 15, giving the protein MRATHRNNTCILSVFVFFLCSTFTRADGKMANIPTNPSASSQSQLGGRCRRNHHSISQESQQEPLHTLLTEAQKADQNLQYMLSLFKSAADPDGRPKQHRLFGSNTARLLRPNTTQVWSLTASSVLHYTYTVTYDLQSLSLEQLVRASFVHLRPSNTSRMPHPSPLRCRARVTSLGHDSWTSPPGGLGRLVTLEPHQQWTETDITEHLTTQVVTLTQGRPKQGSRLTLMAQYWCLDPGRWRSEALGGLWRIRGGHRRGRRAASANHLNAPALLLFLNEEEETREWRAATRTGGSSLGGLTPEPHHLSAPRLRRSNRPNPPGSIVSDIPNYRKHKKPSPKNQCKLHSYRVTFASLGLVKYLAPHQYNPGYCKGDCPRILHYGLNPSSHAIMQNLIKGKGMDEVPSLSCVPYKYKPISVLMLLDDNKTVDYKEIPDMIAESCTCR; this is encoded by the exons ATGAGGGCTACCCACCGTAACAACACATGTATCCTGTCCGTTTTCGTATTTTTCTTGTGTTCTACGTTTACTCGAGCAGACGGGAAAATGGCCAACATTCCTACCAATCCCTCTGCTTCTTCACAATCACAACTCGGTGGGAGATGTCGCCGAAATCACCATAGTATTAGTCAGGAAAGCCAGCAGGAGCCGCTTCACACGTTGCTAACAGAAGCACAGAAGGCCGACCAGAACTTGCAATATATGTTAAGTTTGTTTAAGAGCGCGGCCGACCCGGATGGGAGGCCTAAACAGCATCGCCTGTTCGGGTCGAATACAGCGCGTCTGCTGCGACCCAACACCACTCAGGTGTGGTCTCTGACAGCGTCTTCgg tcctgcACTACACCTACACAGTGACGTACGACCTCCAGTCCCTCTCCCTGGAACAGCTAGTGAGAGCCTCCTTTGTCCACCTCCGTCCCTCTAATACATCCAGGATGCCCCACCCCTCCCCACTccgctgcagggccagagtcaCCTCTCTGGGGCATGATAGCTGGACAAGCCCCCCTGGAGGTCTGGGGCGCCTAGTCACCCTGGAGCCGCATCAGCAGTGGACAGAAACTGACATCACAGAGCACCTCACCACACAGGTGGTAACGCTGACCCAGGGAAGGCCAAAGCAGGGCAGTCGCCTGACCCTCATGGCCCAGTATTGGTGCTTGGATCCTGGACGTTGGAGGAGCGAGGCCTTGGGCGGCCTGTGGAGGATCCGAGGGGGAcacaggagggggaggagggcggCCTCCGCAAATCACCTCAACGCCcccgctctcctcctcttcctcaatgAAGAGGAAGAAACCAGAGAGTGGAGGGCGGCGACCCGAACTGGGGGGTCCAGTTTGGGGGGTCTGACTCCGGAGCCTCACCACCTCTCCGCTCCCAGACTACGTCGCTCCAACCGCCCTAATCCCCCAGGTAGCATCGTCTCCGACATCCCCAACTACCGAAAACACAAGAAACCCTCGCCCAAGAACCAGTGCAAACTCCACTCCTACCGGGTCACCTTTGCCTCGTTAGGCCTTGTCAAATACCTCGCCCCACACCAGTACAACCCTGGCTACTGTAAAGGAGACTGCCCCAGAATCCTCCACTACGGCCTCAACCCGTCCAGCCATGCCATCATGCAGAACCTGATTAAAGGGAAGGGGATGGACGAGGTGCCATCGCTGTCCTGCGTGCCGTATAAGTACAAGCCCATCAGCGTGCTGATGCTGCTGGATGACAACAAGACAGTGGATTATAAGGAGATCCCTGACATGATAGCTGAGTCCTGCACCTGTCGGTAG